One stretch of Streptomyces sp. A2-16 DNA includes these proteins:
- a CDS encoding GNAT family N-acetyltransferase has product MSDIEIRDDRQAGRLEAFGSGGGEVVGHIQYFVLESPGRALVPVHTIVEPAHEGQGIAGSLARELYGIAAREGIPVAPLCPYVVKWAERHPDEAPAADPELLRAAKEWLVAHPEGF; this is encoded by the coding sequence ATGAGCGACATCGAGATCCGTGACGACCGACAGGCCGGGCGCCTGGAGGCCTTCGGTTCCGGGGGAGGCGAAGTCGTCGGCCACATCCAGTACTTCGTCCTCGAATCGCCAGGGCGCGCCCTGGTCCCGGTCCACACCATCGTCGAACCGGCCCACGAGGGACAGGGCATAGCGGGCTCCCTCGCCCGCGAGCTCTACGGCATCGCGGCACGCGAGGGCATCCCCGTCGCCCCGCTGTGCCCGTACGTCGTCAAGTGGGCCGAACGCCACCCGGACGAGGCTCCCGCGGCCGACCCGGAGCTGCTCCGCGCGGCGAAGGAATGGCTGGTGGCCCACCCCGAGGGCTTCTGA
- the gndA gene encoding NADP-dependent phosphogluconate dehydrogenase — protein MSNTAQIGVTGLAVMGRNLARNFARNGYTVALHNRTASRTHALVEEFGSEGDFIAAETAKEFVAALERPRRLVIMVKAGEPTDAVIQEFAPLLEPGDMIIDGGNAHFADTRRRERELREQGIHFVGMGVSGGEEGALNGPSIMPGGPKESYDSLGPMLEKISAKAADGAPCVTHVGPDGAGHFVKMVHNGIEYADMQLIGEAYQLLRDVAGYSPAQIADIFRTWNTGRLDSYLIEITAEVLSHVDAATGKPFVDVVVDQAEQKGTGRWTVQIALDLGVPVSGIAEAVFARSLSGHAELREASRSLAGPKATPLSESEAGAFADRVEQALYASKIVSYTQGFHEIAAAREEYDWDIDLGAVSAIWRGGCIIRAAFLDRIRSAYDTRADLPSLLSDDTFAQEIADAQDDWREVIIAATRQGVPTPGFAAALAYYDALRAERLPAALTQGQRDFFGAHTYRRTDRDGSFHTLWGGDRSEVTG, from the coding sequence ATGAGCAACACAGCGCAGATCGGTGTCACGGGCCTCGCGGTCATGGGCCGCAACCTGGCCCGCAACTTCGCCCGCAACGGCTATACGGTCGCCCTGCACAACCGGACCGCGTCGCGCACGCACGCCCTGGTCGAGGAGTTCGGCTCCGAGGGCGACTTCATCGCGGCCGAGACCGCCAAGGAGTTCGTGGCGGCCCTGGAGCGCCCGCGCCGTCTGGTCATCATGGTGAAGGCCGGTGAGCCGACCGACGCGGTGATCCAGGAGTTCGCGCCGCTGCTCGAGCCCGGCGACATGATCATCGACGGCGGCAACGCGCACTTCGCGGACACCCGGCGCCGGGAGCGCGAACTGCGCGAGCAGGGCATCCACTTCGTGGGCATGGGCGTCTCCGGCGGCGAGGAGGGCGCCCTCAACGGCCCGAGCATCATGCCGGGCGGCCCGAAGGAGTCGTACGACTCTCTCGGCCCGATGCTGGAGAAGATCTCCGCGAAGGCGGCGGACGGGGCGCCCTGTGTGACCCACGTCGGCCCTGACGGCGCCGGGCACTTCGTGAAGATGGTGCACAACGGCATCGAGTACGCCGACATGCAACTGATCGGTGAGGCTTACCAGTTGCTGCGGGACGTGGCCGGGTACTCCCCGGCGCAGATCGCCGACATCTTCCGCACCTGGAACACGGGCCGCCTGGACTCGTACCTGATCGAGATCACGGCCGAGGTGCTCTCCCACGTGGACGCGGCGACGGGGAAGCCGTTCGTGGACGTCGTGGTGGACCAGGCCGAGCAGAAGGGCACAGGGCGGTGGACCGTGCAGATCGCCCTTGACCTCGGTGTGCCGGTCTCCGGTATCGCCGAGGCGGTCTTCGCCCGCTCGCTGTCCGGGCACGCGGAGCTGCGGGAGGCGTCCCGCTCCCTCGCCGGGCCCAAGGCGACCCCCCTGTCGGAGTCCGAGGCGGGCGCCTTCGCGGACCGTGTCGAGCAGGCGCTGTACGCCTCGAAGATCGTGTCGTACACGCAGGGCTTCCACGAGATCGCGGCCGCCCGTGAGGAGTACGACTGGGACATCGACCTGGGCGCCGTCTCCGCGATCTGGCGCGGCGGCTGCATCATCCGGGCGGCCTTCCTGGACCGCATCCGGTCCGCCTACGACACCCGCGCGGACCTGCCCAGCCTGCTCTCCGACGACACCTTCGCCCAGGAGATCGCCGACGCCCAGGACGACTGGCGCGAGGTCATCATCGCGGCGACGCGGCAGGGTGTGCCGACGCCGGGCTTCGCGGCGGCGCTGGCCTACTACGACGCGTTGCGCGCCGAGCGGCTGCCCGCGGCGCTGACGCAGGGGCAGCGGGACTTCTTCGGGGCGCACACCTACCGGCGCACGGACCGCGACGGTTCCTTCCACACGCTGTGGGGTGGGGACCGGTCCGAGGTGACCGGCTGA
- a CDS encoding transglycosylase family protein, whose product MAVRGRHRRYQPNRINRASLTVTAGGVGIAVPLIGTGSAHAADVDTWNKVAACESSNNWSINTGNGYYGGLQFTQSTWEAYGGTRYAARADLATRDQQIAVAEKVLDGQGPGAWPTCSVRAGLTRGGSAPDVQPLGEKKASVPDVQPQTTPQSRAGSARMYTVVRGDSLSGIADAHKVRGGWRGLYAANRGTVGADPDLILPGQRLELRGGVATTTTTDRASTRRTSSGTGAETEKTEKTEKREKTERAVDTGLVAPVNASLGTPYRKAGSAWSKGYHTGVDFAVPTGTSVKAVAAGKVVTSGWGGSFGYQVVIRHADGRYTQYAHLSAISVKAGQSVGGGQRIGRSGSTGNSSGPHLHFEVRTGPGFGSDIDPVAYLRAGGIRI is encoded by the coding sequence ATGGCCGTACGCGGCCGGCACCGCCGGTATCAGCCGAACAGGATCAACCGCGCCTCGCTCACCGTCACGGCAGGTGGCGTCGGCATCGCGGTCCCGCTCATCGGCACCGGCAGCGCCCACGCCGCCGACGTGGACACCTGGAACAAGGTCGCCGCGTGCGAGTCCAGCAACAACTGGAGCATCAACACCGGCAACGGCTATTACGGCGGCCTGCAGTTCACCCAGTCCACCTGGGAGGCGTACGGCGGCACCCGGTACGCGGCGCGAGCGGATCTGGCCACCCGGGACCAGCAGATCGCCGTGGCCGAGAAGGTGCTGGACGGACAGGGACCCGGAGCCTGGCCGACATGCTCGGTGCGGGCCGGGCTGACGCGCGGGGGCTCGGCCCCGGACGTCCAGCCCCTGGGCGAGAAGAAGGCCTCCGTGCCGGACGTCCAGCCGCAGACCACCCCCCAGTCGCGCGCCGGGTCCGCCCGGATGTACACCGTGGTCCGCGGCGACTCGCTGTCGGGGATCGCCGACGCGCACAAGGTCCGCGGCGGCTGGCGGGGGCTGTATGCCGCCAACCGCGGGACCGTCGGGGCCGACCCCGACCTGATCCTGCCAGGACAGCGGCTCGAGCTGCGCGGCGGCGTCGCCACGACCACCACCACCGACCGCGCCTCGACCAGGAGGACCTCCTCCGGCACCGGCGCGGAGACCGAGAAGACCGAGAAGACCGAGAAGAGGGAGAAGACCGAGAGGGCCGTCGACACGGGCCTGGTCGCTCCCGTGAACGCCTCCCTCGGCACCCCGTACCGCAAGGCGGGCTCCGCCTGGTCGAAGGGCTACCACACCGGCGTCGACTTCGCGGTGCCCACCGGGACGTCCGTGAAGGCGGTCGCGGCCGGGAAGGTGGTCACCTCCGGGTGGGGCGGCTCCTTCGGCTACCAGGTGGTGATCCGGCACGCCGACGGCCGCTACACGCAGTACGCCCACCTGTCCGCGATCTCCGTGAAGGCAGGGCAGTCGGTGGGCGGCGGGCAGCGCATCGGCCGCTCCGGCTCCACGGGCAACAGCTCGGGCCCTCATCTGCACTTCGAGGTGCGGACGGGGCCCGGCTTCGGCTCCGACATCGACCCGGTGGCATATCTCCGGGCCGGGGGCATCAGGATTTGA
- a CDS encoding DMT family transporter, whose translation MSALALSVLLSLVSAVAYAGGAIVQEHVAVSHPDEQYAPLRRPSWWAAVALNGLGGLLHVVALAFGPLSLVQPLGALTIVFALPMAALFVGRRAGATAWRGAIMATVGLAGLLSLVGASDAQSLSTAQRVFAGVVTAAAVVALMIAGRAAHRHPVVRSVLLATASGIAFGMSSVFTKTVAVDWSGGVSTSDLPSLAAIGVLATAGLMLSQASYRGAGLAAPLATLTVVNPVVAAVVGITMFGETFRYGTTGTALALSCGVVAAGGLILLTTERIQTAAQPSAPLLPEDAFVPAPAEEPADALLREGALVESVAALREELLLPAPAALEGASSDGGPSDELPRPGDEPPAYYGPFYGAAYIPMPVLDRHRTRVKS comes from the coding sequence ATGAGTGCCCTCGCGTTGTCCGTGCTCCTGTCCCTCGTCTCCGCCGTCGCCTACGCGGGCGGCGCGATCGTGCAGGAACACGTCGCGGTGTCGCACCCCGACGAGCAGTACGCTCCGCTGCGCCGGCCGAGCTGGTGGGCGGCGGTCGCGTTGAACGGCCTCGGTGGTCTGCTGCACGTGGTGGCGCTCGCCTTCGGTCCCCTCAGCCTGGTCCAGCCGCTGGGCGCCCTGACCATCGTGTTCGCGCTGCCGATGGCCGCGCTGTTCGTGGGCCGCAGGGCCGGGGCCACCGCCTGGCGGGGCGCGATCATGGCCACGGTGGGTCTGGCCGGTCTGCTCTCCCTGGTCGGCGCGTCCGACGCGCAGTCGCTGAGCACGGCCCAGCGGGTGTTCGCCGGTGTGGTGACGGCTGCCGCGGTGGTCGCGCTGATGATCGCGGGCCGGGCCGCACACCGGCACCCGGTGGTGCGCAGCGTGCTGCTCGCGACCGCGTCCGGCATAGCGTTCGGCATGTCCTCGGTGTTCACCAAGACGGTCGCCGTGGACTGGAGCGGTGGCGTGTCGACCTCGGACCTGCCCTCGCTGGCCGCGATCGGCGTCCTGGCCACGGCCGGGCTGATGCTCTCGCAGGCCTCCTACCGCGGCGCCGGTCTCGCGGCCCCGCTGGCGACACTGACGGTCGTCAACCCGGTGGTGGCGGCGGTGGTCGGCATCACGATGTTCGGCGAAACCTTCCGCTACGGCACCACGGGCACCGCGCTGGCCCTGAGCTGCGGTGTGGTGGCGGCGGGCGGACTGATCCTGCTGACCACGGAGCGCATCCAGACCGCGGCGCAGCCCTCGGCGCCCTTGCTGCCCGAGGACGCGTTCGTCCCGGCACCCGCCGAGGAACCGGCCGACGCCCTTCTGCGCGAGGGAGCGCTCGTCGAGAGCGTCGCCGCTCTGCGCGAGGAACTGCTCCTACCGGCCCCCGCCGCCCTTGAGGGTGCCTCGTCGGACGGCGGCCCGTCCGACGAGCTGCCGCGCCCGGGCGACGAACCCCCGGCCTACTACGGCCCCTTCTACGGCGCCGCGTACATCCCGATGCCGGTCCTCGACCGGCATCGGACCCGGGTCAAATCCTGA
- a CDS encoding (2Fe-2S)-binding protein, giving the protein MVLLLVVDLDPDLAALRPLGAFFVLRTIGGPAGASPPTLPTLAQVYENQGSDVYGNTMTFRVRKVAAALRAPEPRIAASIAHQGLAARLWSVALGCAVRYGRIPDLSPGRLHWDPDASAPDELWLDAVAPLRGDAATIADVVLHGHLVPLAAALHSEYRLASGLLWGNAGSALAGAARQLGHHPELSARVRGLTAELLAHPLLAGTLDGTTLRRRSCCLYYRLPGGGVCGDCCFTRAPRSSPRGASG; this is encoded by the coding sequence TTGGTACTACTGCTGGTCGTGGACCTAGACCCTGATCTCGCGGCGCTGCGACCGCTCGGCGCCTTCTTCGTACTACGGACGATCGGCGGCCCTGCCGGGGCGTCGCCCCCGACGCTGCCGACCCTCGCACAAGTCTACGAGAACCAAGGGTCGGATGTTTATGGAAATACCATGACTTTTCGTGTCCGGAAGGTCGCCGCGGCCCTGCGCGCCCCCGAACCGAGGATCGCGGCCTCCATCGCCCACCAGGGACTTGCGGCCCGGCTGTGGTCGGTGGCGCTCGGCTGTGCGGTCAGGTACGGACGGATCCCGGATCTGTCGCCGGGCCGGCTGCACTGGGACCCCGACGCCAGTGCCCCTGACGAGCTGTGGCTGGACGCGGTGGCGCCCCTGCGGGGCGATGCCGCGACGATCGCCGACGTCGTCCTGCACGGGCACCTCGTCCCGCTCGCGGCAGCGCTGCACTCCGAGTACCGGCTCGCCTCCGGGCTGCTGTGGGGCAACGCCGGCTCGGCCCTCGCGGGTGCCGCCCGGCAGCTGGGCCACCACCCCGAGCTCTCCGCCCGCGTCCGCGGCCTCACGGCCGAGCTCCTCGCCCATCCCTTGCTCGCGGGAACCCTCGACGGCACCACGCTCCGCCGCCGCAGCTGCTGTCTGTACTACCGGTTGCCGGGGGGTGGCGTGTGCGGTGACTGTTGCTTCACACGAGCCCCGCGCTCTTCCCCGCGCGGCGCATCTGGGTGA
- the glgA gene encoding glycogen synthase, which yields MRVGLLTREYPPDVYGGAGVHVEFLARELRSLVDLDVHCWGEGRAEGVVRHRPWSALDTANDALRTFSVDLSMAAGLEGRELVHSHTWYANLAGHLGKLLHGIPHVMTAHSLEPLRPWKAEQLGGGYALSSWAERTAIETADAVIAVSGAMREDILGCYPALDPAKVHIVHNGIDTALYQPDHGTEVLDRIGLDRDRPFVLFVGRITRQKGVPQLMRAVRDIDPAAQVVLCAGAPDTPEIDREFRELFEELSRVREGVHWIPQMLPRPEVIQLLTHAAVFVCPSVYEPLGIVNLEAMACGTPVVASRVGGIPEVVDDGRTGLLVTVDDGFETALARALDSVIGDPEAARRMGEAGRARAVGQFGWDAVARRTVRLYEEILKQAY from the coding sequence GTGCGTGTGGGCCTGCTGACCCGGGAGTACCCGCCGGATGTGTACGGCGGCGCGGGTGTCCATGTCGAGTTCCTCGCCCGGGAGTTGAGGTCCCTGGTCGACCTGGATGTGCACTGCTGGGGCGAGGGCCGCGCGGAAGGTGTCGTCCGGCACCGGCCCTGGTCCGCGCTGGACACCGCCAACGACGCCCTGCGCACCTTCTCCGTGGACCTCTCCATGGCCGCGGGCCTCGAAGGCCGAGAGCTGGTCCACTCGCACACCTGGTACGCCAACCTCGCCGGCCACCTCGGCAAGCTGCTGCACGGCATCCCGCACGTGATGACCGCCCACTCCCTGGAGCCCCTGCGCCCCTGGAAGGCCGAGCAGCTCGGCGGCGGATACGCCCTCTCCAGCTGGGCCGAGCGCACCGCGATCGAGACCGCCGACGCGGTGATCGCCGTCTCCGGAGCGATGCGCGAGGACATCCTCGGCTGCTACCCGGCGCTGGATCCGGCCAAGGTCCACATCGTGCACAACGGCATCGACACCGCCCTTTACCAGCCCGACCACGGCACCGAGGTGCTGGACCGCATCGGGCTGGACCGCGACCGTCCGTTCGTGCTGTTCGTCGGCCGCATCACCCGCCAGAAGGGCGTGCCCCAGCTGATGCGCGCGGTCCGGGACATCGACCCGGCCGCGCAGGTCGTGCTGTGCGCGGGCGCGCCGGACACCCCGGAGATCGACCGGGAGTTCCGCGAGCTCTTCGAGGAGCTGAGCCGGGTCCGTGAGGGCGTGCACTGGATCCCCCAGATGCTGCCCCGGCCCGAGGTGATCCAGCTGCTGACCCACGCGGCCGTGTTCGTCTGCCCCTCGGTGTACGAACCCCTCGGCATCGTCAACCTGGAGGCGATGGCCTGCGGCACTCCCGTGGTGGCCTCGCGGGTCGGCGGGATCCCCGAGGTCGTCGACGACGGCAGGACAGGACTGCTCGTGACCGTGGACGATGGGTTCGAGACGGCTCTGGCGCGGGCACTCGACTCCGTGATCGGCGATCCGGAGGCGGCTCGTCGGATGGGCGAGGCGGGACGTGCTCGCGCGGTGGGCCAGTTCGGCTGGGACGCCGTGGCGCGGCGCACGGTCCGGCTCTACGAGGAGATCCTCAAACAGGCGTACTAG
- the glgC gene encoding glucose-1-phosphate adenylyltransferase, translated as MRRGGPSVLGIVLAGGEGKRLMPLTTDRAKPAVTFGGTYRLVDFVLSNLVNADVLRICVLTQYKSHSLDRHITTTWRMSSLLGNYITPVPAQQRLGPRWYLGSADAILQSLNLLYDERPEYVAVFGADHVYRMDPRQMLAQHIESGAGVTVAGIRVPRSESPSFGVISPGSDGLTVERFLEKPADPPGLADDPESVFASMGNYIFTTKALIEALQRDSEEEDSVHDMGGSILPQLTDRGEAQLYDFSANHVPGETTRDRGYWRDVGTLDAYYDAHMDLIAERPAFNLYNRQWPIYTHSGQLSPARFNAGGIASESIISAGCLIRGQVTRSVLSPGVLVDPGAVVQGSVLHDNVKIGRGAVVRGAVLDKNVEVPPGATIGVNPERDAELYTVSRGGVIALGKGQLVS; from the coding sequence ATGCGTCGTGGCGGACCTTCGGTGCTCGGCATCGTACTCGCGGGCGGAGAAGGCAAACGCCTGATGCCCCTGACCACGGACCGCGCCAAACCAGCGGTCACCTTCGGAGGAACGTATCGGCTGGTCGACTTCGTCCTGTCCAACCTGGTCAACGCCGACGTCCTGCGCATCTGTGTCCTCACGCAGTACAAGTCGCACTCGCTCGACCGGCACATCACGACCACCTGGCGGATGTCGAGCCTGCTCGGCAACTACATCACGCCGGTGCCCGCCCAGCAGCGCCTCGGACCGCGCTGGTACCTGGGCAGCGCGGACGCGATCCTGCAGTCCCTGAACCTGCTCTACGACGAGCGCCCCGAGTACGTCGCGGTCTTCGGCGCCGACCACGTGTACCGCATGGACCCGCGCCAGATGCTCGCACAGCACATCGAGTCCGGCGCGGGCGTCACGGTGGCCGGGATCCGCGTCCCGCGCTCCGAGTCCCCGTCGTTCGGGGTGATCTCCCCGGGCTCGGACGGCCTCACCGTGGAACGCTTCCTGGAGAAGCCCGCCGACCCGCCCGGGCTGGCGGACGACCCGGAGAGCGTGTTCGCCTCGATGGGCAACTACATCTTCACCACCAAGGCCCTGATCGAGGCGCTCCAGCGGGACTCGGAGGAGGAGGACTCCGTCCACGACATGGGCGGCTCGATCCTGCCGCAGCTCACCGACCGCGGCGAGGCCCAGCTCTACGACTTCAGCGCCAACCACGTCCCCGGCGAGACCACCCGCGACCGCGGCTACTGGCGTGACGTGGGAACCCTGGACGCCTATTACGACGCCCACATGGACCTGATCGCCGAGCGCCCCGCCTTCAACCTCTACAACCGGCAGTGGCCCATCTACACCCACTCCGGTCAGCTCTCCCCGGCCCGCTTCAACGCCGGCGGCATCGCCAGCGAGTCCATCATCAGCGCGGGCTGCCTGATCCGGGGCCAGGTCACCCGCTCCGTGCTCTCACCCGGCGTCCTGGTCGACCCGGGGGCCGTCGTCCAGGGCTCGGTGCTGCACGACAACGTCAAGATCGGCCGGGGCGCGGTGGTCCGGGGCGCGGTTCTCGACAAGAACGTCGAGGTCCCGCCGGGCGCCACGATCGGGGTGAACCCGGAGCGGGACGCGGAGCTGTACACGGTGTCCAGGGG